tttccaaactataatttttatttttccaatttttacTCCAACCATCCATCTGAAGGTTAAATTTAACGGAACCATaatatcatttcattataaATTGTATATTACCTGAGTGACctaatttaagataaaaattaaaaaaaccattataataattaaaaaaatcagggCCATCCCTTAACACTCATGGGTGACCGATCAAGGAGCCAGGGGTTGTTAGCGAGGGCCATCTATCGTGGTGgcattattgtttttttttaattaaatatcagAGAAGATATATTAGGAAATTCactcaaaaattttaatatttcatcAGAGTGGACGGGTCAAATAGATGGAGGGTGCAAATGGAAAGAAATTAATAGTTTGAGGGATGAGTTATTGGTTTTGATAGTTTGAGGTGTACTAAGGGTGTAAATAAGATGAGCAAAtccgagtttttttttttttttttggggggggggggggggggggggggggggggggggggggggtgtagttgctcgtgtgtgtgtgtatgcatgaTCAGGTGGCGATCCAAAACAGGCACGGGTGTATATTCTTACAAGAACAGAAATTTGAATGTACACCTTTTGatgcttctttttttcctcaagtTGTGTATTGCGGTCTGTGGATTAGCATACACCCAGGAGTTGTGAGATGATACACGTGCATGTTTTGGGCGAAAAagctaaaaagaaaaaccatagGCATGATATTATGAGCTTAAAGTTCATTGAGCCCAAATAAAACCCATTGGCTTTAAACGAGAAAAACttcagaatttatatttttttacgaAGAAATTGCGAAGCAATCAAgccggggagagagagagataccaaGATGTAGATGAGAGAAGCAAAGACAATAGTGCGGTAGCGCCCCAGAAAAGAATCGGCCACAAATGCGCCCAATAAAGGCAACAGCTGCGACGTTCCGGACCAGGCGTTCACGTTCTCGGCGGCAGTGGCCGTGGACTGCCCCAGCGGCCCCGTCAAATAGGTTATCAGGTTGCAGCTTATCCCATAATATGCAAACCTCTCCGCTACCTCCACACCTACGACAAATCCACGgtgacaggaaaaaaaaaaaaaaatctattaaaatcCATGATCTAGCTAATTCTTATTTGGTCAAGTCGATTCCGCGGAGGATAAGAGTAGTCTAGACTTACCTATGATGAAAGATGCGGCTCTCCAGCGCCCGGAGTCATATCGGAGGACCGGACGGCCTTTGAAGTCAACGGCACCATCGACGGTGTGTAATAGCGGTGGCGTGTCAACTGTAGAAATGGCCATTTCTACAAACCAAACGGGATCCCCCAACAATACTCAACAGTCGATAGTCCACATGCAACGCAGCTACCAACGTAGCATTAGCCCTGCATTCATAAaatcatcttttaaattttgttaaaagtacatataaatttaaaatcattcaaatcctaaaatattaaagtgtgaaaaatatgaaaaatgcggaaaatattaaagtagttagatatgatattttagaataaaatattatttttaaagataaatagtacatctttaaatataaaatatacttaatattcatttagatagtaagataaaataaaataaaataagaatgtaATATTTTCCTATTAAAATCAGgcgtttttttttattaattattatagaCGTGACCACACACGAATGACAATGCAAGTAGTCAAATTACAGTTATAATTGAACGTGAGAGATGTTTGGGTCTCAAATTCGAGATTCAAAAAGTGTCCAAAAagattactttatttttttatttagtgattaagaaattattttttaataatattataaatttttttatttttttaaaaatatttatgatgataaaaaaaatacataaaaaataaaaataaaaaagtaaaatatacttTTCGGAATATACATTCGGAACATATATTCggaatatatttttgataagtgcAGTGCTGCTCATTGAATATTGGCCACGCGTTGTGTACGTACCaggaattaataaataaataataatctaatttgaaagataatatcatttttgtccTAACTCCATCTATAACTCATTTTATGATGAACACGGCTATACATCAATCACtttccatatattatatatagtgttttctttttttttttttttttcctggtgtGCTGCAGCTACATCGACTGATATAAGTATTTCCTCTTTTGTGATACGGCATTGCTGGTATTCTACAATCCAAATCCACAATTTTTTAACCAACTCCTCCAATCTGTTTGGACTCAATCCGTACACCGGGGATCCATGAAGTTGATCCAAATTTGAGCTAGGCCCATTAGTTGGCCCTCCCTCTTTTTTGCTTGATGCGATTTACATGAATGcacaaaatcatctcatctcattttatctcttcttattttattattataaattttttaaatttttacataaaatataataaaaaatttaatattttcaaatctcaaaataaaaattatattaaaaaattatattttaacaatattttatttaacttttaacaaaatatcttatcacatcttatctaaactgtataaccaaacgaggccgaTTCGGCTTAATTTGCTAGTACTATGCactatttgaaagaaaatatgtgaAATTGATTCTAAATTGGTAAATTATCTTTCATTCCACTTATAATAGGATTAGGAGACAATACACGTAACTactataacaaattacaatataatttCTTATCTCGACAAATTACCATTCCTTCCATAAACGTAACCTAACAGGAAATTCTTCTGAATTCAATCacttcacaaattattttaacgCATGCACAATATTACCCACTAGGTGACATTTTTcagaatttagatttttttaaataataataaaaaaagatcatcaacataaagactGGCCAAccttagggcaggtttgggagATGGGATaagatataaaattctcatttcatctcatctcatcattacacatttttcaaattctcatataaaatataataaacaatttaactttttcaaatcccaattcacctttttcaaatcccaatacaataataatattaaaacataatattttaaattctcaaacaaaacataaaattctcatctcatcccccCAAAACCTGCCCTTAAGCCTCATTTCCCATGTGTTGCAGCTTCTGCATACCGGTTTCAGTGTCTTGTGTTGCAGTCTTATGGGAGAGAAACtgcatttttatttgtttatttattttccttctacGACCCTATATATCCGTCTGCCTACTCACTTAcacccaaaataataataataataataataattattgcaCTTACATTCTGCTGCTCGACCCACTgtaaatgtaagattttgaaaataacaaaaaggcAGTAAATGCAGCTGCACTGAGTCCAGCAAGTAACCAATAAAAGTAATCGAGATGCGCCCTGTTAAGATTATCAGCGAACCAACTAGCTTGGCCATCAATGCCGCCAGTCGCTGCCTCAATGACAGATACAAGAAAGCTGCTTAAAAAGCTGCCCACGCCAAGAATACTGAGGTAGAGGGCACACCGACACTCCTCAATTCAATTGGGACCTGATCATAGAAGAACTCTTGCAGACCAACCAAGGCGAATACATCAGCAATTCCAGACAACACATACTGAGGAACCAATCACAATATACCCATCGGTATAGTCACGTTTGGCATATCCACCAGCCCATACTCTTGAGCAGTTTCAAGCCTTTTCTTTTCAACCAGAGCAGCAACTACCATACAAATGACAGATAAAAGCATCCCAGTTCCAATTCTCTGCAGCATCGTTATGCCAGAGGGTTTCCTGGTTATAGCTCTTGCTATTGGAACAAAAATGCGGTCATATATGGGAATAGTAAGTACAATGGCCAAGCCGATTAAGGATTGTAGTGAAGCCGCTGGTATCTCAAAACCAGTAAATATTGTTCTGTCCATAGTAGCCCCTTGCTTGGTAAAGAAAGTTGAGCACTGCGCATATACAATAGCATACACCAAGCTCGTTCCCCATATAGAACAAGACTAAGAGCTGCCTTTGCTTCTTCAACATCATGCACGGTATAAACCTTGCCACCACCGCCTTCCGAACCAACTCGGAACAGCAAGGCTTTGTTGAGGAACCTGCCACGTTAGAGGAACCAATCACTACATAAGTTTTGATCCAAGTAATCGGAATTTTTTTGACGTGTTCGTTTGTCCCTAAAGGGGCAGTTGTAAATCATAGTATGGTGGCGTGAATCGTGTTGGTTCCTCTTACCTGAAGTTTTTAGAGCTATGGTGCTGCAAGGTTCCGTGAGCTTCCTCTTGATCAATAGCTATTGGCAGGGGGGTCTTCCGCCAATTTCTAAGTGCAGTAACAAAGACCCCACCAATTCTCAGAAATGGgcttttttcttcccttcttaCACTGTACCGATAAGTCCTGGTTCCAAACAAGAAGAGGCATAGTCCAACGATCATGATAATGCACAGGGCTCCGAATACAAGACTCCAGCTAGGGTTGTCTTGTATGTAACTCGAGACTAAAACTGTTAAAACGGCACCCGAACATACAGCGAAAAACCACCAATTAAAGAATGAGCTTTTGGCTTTGGACTCCTTTGGATCTGCTCCATCGAACTGATCAGCTCCAAATGCCTGAACGCAGGGCTTCTGTCCTCCTTGCCCAACAGCTACTAGATATAGAGAGAACAAGAATAAGATCTCTACAAACTGAGAAGAAGATGACATTCTTTTGGTTGGGTCTGTGTAATCTGAATTGCTGAGAGAAGGAAGCATAGACCTGCCTCTTCCATGACTTTCTGTACTAACCAACCCAGCTGACAGAGTCAACAAGCCTAGGCCCTGCGattcatttagaaaaaaaaaaaaaaaccatagcaGAAGTTTGAAACCCGACCGATACATCATGGTCATTTCAAATCAAGTTTGAAACTAATTTTTCATTTCTGGCCacaacattctcaacactttttttttttttgaagtccTAGGTACCATACAATATATATCACCAGAGCCGAAAGCAGAAGGAACCATGAAACATAAACGTTATGGATAAAGTTAACTGGATTCAGTACATTGAAAATTTCTTGCTAATAGTTAGGGAAGATATAAGTTCAATAATCTAGCTCAGAGAGAAATCCAAGAATTTAGTCAGAGATAAAGGCAAAATTGACTCCGGGtcctaaaaggaaaatggtTCTTATGGCAAGGAAGACTCAATCgctcaaaagaaagaaataaatctCTATAAAAGGAGGAGATCTCTAAAAGGGACTCTCAACGACTTCTTTACGCACGGACTCTTCCACACACGACGACTCCAAAAGAGCCATCATCTTCAACGTCCTGAAACTCTAAATTCCTCCATTGATTACGTGAGGCCATGAGATTGTGAAATCGTCTATTACAATAGATTTTATCCTCAAACAATCTGTGAACGTAGGCTTTATACCGAATTACATAAATGTATGTGtctcagtttatttttatacacttatttgttatttatttctcaACGTGAAGAATACCGACGCCGAGATCGTTATCGTGGATAGAGTATGACACTTTACTCCCTTCCGACTTTTTGTGCAGCATtaacaattaatattaaatattgccCATAAGCGGGGTATAGAGAGGTACGCACCAAGATGTAGATGACCGAAGCAATAATAATGGTGCGGTAGCGCCCCAGAAAAGAATCGGCCAAAAATGCACCCAGTAAAGGGAGCAGCTGCGCCGTGCCGGACCAGGCGTTCACGTTCTCGGCCGCCGTGGCAGTGGACTGGCCTAGTGGCCCCGTCAAATAGGTTACAAGGTTACAACTTATCCCAAAATACGCAAACCTCTCCGCGACTTCCACACCTGATATGCGTACGTGCATAAACCATGACCCCAAGTACCTCAAGAAACTTGTCgatagaaaattatttatttgtttgcaaGGGGATCATACTTGGCGgatgttaaagaaaaaatcagATACAGTTGCCATGAAAATCCAACGTCGAGCGTTAACAAGAAGCTTAAAATGGTTGATTGTAACGTAATTGAGAAGATGAGTCTAGGTAGGTAGTTAAGGTTCTTACCTATGAGGAAGTATGCGGACCTCCAACCACCGGAGCAGGCTTTAAGGGCGGGATTGCCATGGTAGTCGACGGCGAAGTCTACGGCGCCTTGCACAAGCGGAGTATGGGCATCCAGAGAGTGGGAGTCGGAGAGGGGAGAGATGGCCATCTCTATAATTATTCTTAGCCAATGAATTTCACTTTTCTATCCATTGCTTGCATTGTACGTCGCTATGGAGATTGCGCACTACTGGTTTACATGATATCCTTTTCCTTTCATGAATAGTACGTTTCTAGACTAAATGTCGAAGCAACTGgattgaattatatttgataATTGATTGGACGGCCCACCCACTAACGCTTCATTTGGAAacacaattcatttcaattcattattataatttttttaaatcctaacacaaaatataataaacaattcaattttttcaaatatcaaaacaataataataataataataaataatattctaataatattttatcaactcaactcaacccatttcaacatccaaacgcactcttaaTTCCCTGTCTACAAAATAATACACCGCTCTTTCTCCACTCGTTCTTACttttgccttttatttttacaattttgctAGGTACAATCAGGTGTGAAAACCGCGGTGCAACCgattactttttttattgtttattttatttcttggattaaaataaaaagagaccCACCACTCCTTCCCCTCTCTTTATCTTTTGGTATGAGTACAACTCCATGAGACCTGCTCCAACTACTCCggcctcttcatcttcttcacccTCCAGGCTCGATCCGAAGCAAATCAGAGCCCTGATTCCATTTCTTGAAGCACTTCTCAAAGAGCATGGAAACATCATGGTAGATGCAGTGGACAAATTTTCACACCCAcctgttaaagaaaaaaaaagttgtgccAATTTATCAGCCAAATGTGACTCTTGACTCTAAGAAGCTAAAGACCATCTCTCGAGTGAGTGAGATagaattggattttttttttttgggtatttgtTTCCAGCTTTTCCTGAAAAATTGATTGACAATTTCAACgacaattaatttcattttgtagCATTTGGTTGCTCAGCAAAAATTGATTTTGCTaatgtaacatatttatttccttttgcaTGGTTCGCATTTCTGGATTCTTTTAGTCgagtttgatgaatttttaCTTCGAATCTAAAcaaagattgagagagagatcgactgaggaagagagagagagaaaaatgtagtGAGACTTACGGCTTGGCACATAGGAGATgaagagggagggagaaatGGAGAAAGGGAGCTTTCGGTGGCCTTGTTGTCGTGGGATGCTTGACTCTAGATGAGTGGAGCACGACTTGCATTGGAGTGGTTCTCGACTTGCCATGGCTTGAGGCTGACGGTGGTGGCAGTGTAAGGGaagaaatcgagagagagagagagagtctgaaaCTAGAGAAAATTGAGAAGGAAGAGCCTCTGCGTCAATGGCTgggggaaagagaaaatgagagagtggggagaagaaaaaaaatcaaaaagggAGAACGAGTACTGAATGAGTAACGAAAAAAgtgacaaagagagagagagagagagggaacgaAATGAGAGggtgtgaaaaaataaatttttttatgcaaccaGTTACGCGGGGGTTCCCCCAGCCGGTTGCAAGTagagtttttcttatttttatagagAGAGATATATTCTCTTGTTATAtagatataaagaaaataataataattagcgTTGTGACTTAGGCATGCATGATTTCTCTAGTTTTCAAGGTTTATTTTGATACGATGCGGACCGTTCATTTACTTCAGTTCTTTTGAAGCCAGCCCCAAAAGGTCCCTCTTTTGTTATTGGCGGGCATTGAATTTGTATCATATGATCACATTCAACATTAAGAATTTGCATCCAAATATGCTCCTCTCGAATAGAGAGTGCTAGCATAATTAGTTTCCCTAATGTTGAAAGATACTTTTCATCCCACTCTGATCTCCAACATGCGCTTTATATCCTAGAGAAGAGGACTCAAAGCTGTCCAACTTTCTTGTTGTGCATTGGAAGCCTTCACAATCTCATGACAGTCTCCTTCAAAAATTACATTTGAGAGACCTAGATCAGCACATAACTTCATCGCCCTCCTTGGTGCTCTTGCTTCTGCAATGACTAGTTGAGGATTTGCTTTAATAGTGCAGGCCAGAGAAACTTGAACCTCACCAGCAGCATCTCTGATGATCACTCCTAAATTTGTAGTCGTTGACTTAACATCCACAGCAGCATTCCAATTAGCCTTCATATAATGCTCATCTGGTTTCCACCACTTCTTAAGCACCCTCATTGCACTAACTGCACTAACATATTGTTCGTTCATTTGCTTTAAAgctttattatataaataaagcaAATCATAATCCAATGGATTCTCTTTTTTCTACTTCTGTTAAAAAATTGTTGACATgcaattaaattaagaaaaatgctaaacgTAACTGCCCCATGTAATTGCTGCGCAACCGGCTCCACGTCAGTAAATAACATGTGGGATATAATGTTTAATGAACACATTGTTTTGAttcttctcctccctctccttctacCTCATTCTCCTTGATGACAAAACTGTTACTCCCCTTCTCCTTCACCAAAACCTTCAAAATTTGCGGAACATAAATTGCTATGCTTCACTACATTTCTCTCCtcgttgagatgagataaatgtTAGGCCCTCGGGCTCGGGAAAGCACAGATCTGTGAAACTTGTACCCATTTGTGTAGCGCTATTTAGATTTATGCTCATCGTCGATTTTCTCTGGGCCTCCTCTTCACgctttgcttcttctttttccctttctatCCCTTCCGATTGGGCTTCTTCTCATGATCGCTCGCAAAACACCctaatttttttcagaaaagaTTAACTGAAGGAACCCTCGAAATTGGTTAGCTTCTTTTATTCACAATTATTCAATTCAAAGTTGCTTAATTAAagacatttgtttttttattttattttagtatttatacTTGTGTTTTTGTAATTCAGGTTTATAACCTGGATTCTTGTTAAGAAGGGAAGAAGAAATCTTTAAATGCtaggcttttttatttttttttattagaaaatttgatgACCAATTTATGTTAGTTGTGGGGAGTAGCTGTTGTTAAGAGTAAGGATGCTTATCAGCAACTTTTGCAATACATTTGAACAAGATTCATTCCCTTCCCAGTTCTGTATGTGAGATGAAGTCTTTGTGTTGGTTGGATGCTCACTTCAATGAGCTCCATGGCCTTCCTCTTGCGATTGGAAGATTGACTAATCTTGAAATTCTCAATCTTAGTAGTAATTTTAGTGACCTAAAGGAGCTCCCTGACACATTTTGTGATTTGACAAACCTCAAGAAACTTGATCTCAACAACAACCAAATCCATGCTCTTCTTGATATATTTGGTCGGCTTGACAATTTGACCAGACTCAACTTGGAACAAAATCCTCTCGTAATTCCGCTAGCTGAGGTTGTGAGTGAAGGAGTTGAAGCTGTCAAagtttttatggctaaatggtAGCTTGAGATACTGACggaggaagaaaggaaaagcaTGCTTGAAATGCAAGAACATGCCCAGACCAGATGGTTGACTCGCAATACCTCATGGgtgaaaaattatgtttcaaagtGTTTCGGATTATTTGGGATCTCCCAGGAGATCTCCTAGGGACCCTTATCCTGATTAGCATCTATGATGttgataaatttgattttgatgtcTCATTCTCGTTTGCCCGAATATGAAGTTGATGTTACGCCTTAAGGTCAAAGAGATGGCCATGATCTGCTGCAATCTTCTTGCTTCCTATTTTTCAATACATCCAGTCAACCTTCAGGGTGGTTGAGCATTTTCAGATCTTGCTCTTTTTCCAGTTCAGTTGTTTTGGTATACGAGTTTTGTAGGAAATCTCATAGGTATGGCCTGATTATGAGttgatttgggtttgttttCTTACTTCCCATCACCATGCTTGTTTGATGGTAAGAATTATGCAGCAAAAGGTCATAGTTCCTCTCATAGCTTCTTCACCATAAACCACATGATATTTCTTTCGCAAAATTTCACTAGCTGCTCATTTGTTTCTGGATATTGGAATTTCGAGAAAAATTGCAACCCTTGTCTTTGTAGCCGTTTCTAGAGGCAAGACTCTTACGTCCTCCACACATTGATGCTATGACACGTCGATTCTGCTTTTTCAAAGGCTTCATTAATtcaacattattattattcatagtaTGGTTCTCTTCCTCCTGGAGTGACAGTAAGTAATATCTGAACACACCGATATTAACAGGGACTATCACATGGATGATACAAGCAAGTaataagaaaaatcataaagAATTAGGTGTTAGTGGTGTATTCTTTGTTTTAATTGGAGGAACCACATCTAAACACATCGATATTAATAGAGACTATCACATGGATGATatatctaaaacaaaaaagcaaGAGAGATTTCTGGCCAAGCCCAAATATTATAAGATTCTAAGTTATAACTCAACTTTTCACAACTCAATTAGTAAATATTGTTCTAACTCCTTATGTTTTTTCTCCCATGCTAAATATAGGTTTTGAAATCATGGTGAATATTAGAACAAAATTAATAGGACTCCAACATTCTTGATGAAAGAACTAGTGGCAAAGTGTAAGCTCGTGTTTTGGCTATTGGCAGGAAAGAGATGGCAAAAAAATGTgtaaacaattattttaaaaagatgtaAACAGTtataaatacacacacaaaGCACTTGGCTtgtaacccaaaaaaaaaatgtgaactGTTACGGATACTTAGGGGCTTGAAAGGAAGGGACCAAATGCACGGCAGAAGGGAAAAGGAATGGGTTTGATTCTAAGAttgaagacaaagagagagggagttAGGGCAAAGTGATGATGTCGAAGGCTAAAGGGGAAGTTTAGAAGCTCTAAACGGTGTGGTTCATAAGGGGGAAGTTACGGTGTCGTTTAGTATTAGGCAAGGGATGGGTTGAAACAATGTAGTTTCTTTTATTTGCTTTCAATCAaaagttgtgttttaaacaACATTGTGTGTAAGGGCTTTTTAGTCATTTACTGTGATCATGCAGGTGAAATGCGCAggaaagagaagaggaggatTATTCCAGAAtctgaaaaaattgttttagagGTTTCTGGATTCCTAAAAAATCCAGATTTATGAAATTACTGTGATTTCCTTCATTATCTCCTACATTGCCTCTCTATTACATTACAGTCACCCATTACACCTTTAATCAATTACATCATCATATTTCCATATTCATAACAAGTGGTATCTCAGAGCTTTCATTCCTCATGACTGACAACACAAGATCCAAACAGGATACTAAGCAACGCAAGCAGGAAGATCAAGAGCAAACCATCCAACACCTCACTGAAAGGGTCGACCAAATTTCAGACATGCTCCACACTATGTTTGAAAGGCTTGAACGCCAATAGCACCTACCACCACCAGAAAACAAATCAGACCGTGAATTTGAAGGTAATGATCCTAGAAGAGTATTCACTAGAGGCATTATACTAGACTTCCCACAGTTTGATGGAGATAACCCAGC
This genomic interval from Juglans microcarpa x Juglans regia isolate MS1-56 chromosome 4D, Jm3101_v1.0, whole genome shotgun sequence contains the following:
- the LOC121260600 gene encoding LOW QUALITY PROTEIN: protein NRT1/ PTR FAMILY 5.10-like (The sequence of the model RefSeq protein was modified relative to this genomic sequence to represent the inferred CDS: inserted 2 bases in 2 codons; substituted 1 base at 1 genomic stop codon), with the translated sequence MLPSLSNSDYTDPTKRMSSSSQFVEILFLFSLYLVAVGQGGQKPCVQAFGADQFDGADPKESKAKSSFFNWWFFAVCSGAVLTVLVSSYIQDNPSWSLVFGALCIIMIVGLCLFLFGTRTYRYSVRREEKSPFLRIGGVFVTALRNWRKTPLPIAIDQEEAHGTLQHHSSKNFRFLNKALLFRVGSEGGGGKVYTVHDVEEAKAALSLVXIWGTSLVYAIVYAQCSTFFTKQGATMDRTIFTGFEIPAASLQSLIGLAIVLTIPIYDRIFVPIARAITRKPSGITMLQRIGTGMLLSVICMVVAALVEKKRLETAQEYGLVDMPNVTIPMGILXLVPQYVLSGIADVFALVGLQEFFYDQVPIELRSVGXALYLSILGVGSFLSSFLVSVIEAATGGIDGQASWFADNLNRAHLDYFYWLLAGLKMAISTVDTPPLLHTVDGAVDFKGRPVLRYDSGRWRAASFIIGVEVAERFAYYGISCNLITYLTGPLGQSTATAAENVNAWSGTSQLLPLLGAFVADSFLGRYRTIVFASLIYILGLGLLSVSAMLSSTSTSDYVRFKTTLDSSHELQTILFFFSLYLVAIGQGGHKPCVQAFGADQFDGQEPEECKAKSSFFNWWYFGVCGAAAVTVLVLSYIQDNLSWSLGFGIPCIVMVVALGIFLIGTRTYRYSVKGHGKSPFLRIGRVFVNAVRNWRTSPSAIAIEEEALGILPHHSSGQCRFLNKALLSPHGSNEEGEVCTFSEVEEAKAILRIAPIWVTSLGYAIVFAQISTFFTKQGATMDRTIFPGFEIPAASLQCFVGLSIIILIPIYDRIFVPIARVFTRKPAGITMLQRIGTGMIFSIICMVVAALVEKKRLKTAQEYWPVNMPDATALMSVWWLVPQYVLSGTADVFTMVGLQEFFYDQVPMELRSVGLGLYLSIFGVGSFLSSFLVSVIDEATGGDGQDSWFADNLNRAHLDYFYWLLAGINGAALAAFLYFARSYIYNRRVTI